In one Niallia taxi genomic region, the following are encoded:
- a CDS encoding OmpL47-type beta-barrel domain-containing protein — protein MRGKFIFIKSFLLLTLLVYQLALPVGMTKAAEIGSALPPSNLAYQSFSPDDGKLTWSTVYGATSYKIYQIKDGQLTLVGSTSALSYSLNDLSEGSYRYVVATVTSDGESGPSAPVSAEITYPEMQPPTEFVSTVKNGSDIVLSWKSATYAEKYNIYITKSDEKSLLTSTTAKTFTIEKAEEGAYSYSVTANNKLYGESAETNPVNVDLVHPILKNPQNLTFTIKNGTDVTMNWQASEYATSYKIFEVSDGELELKKTVTNTSVTFTNLPAGNYNYKVYASSDRFGDSLEGSEADIEVGSIIMTAPENAAYKIQNTNDAILSWNAVPYATSYKIYEIIDGEKLLKETVKGTTATLTKLAGGNHDYEVNSFSDRFGESDTGAKLSVNIETVSVNPPDGFTYKIQNGNDIVLNWSAAENATNYKVYQIVDGEKILKSTVTGTTVTYTNMTAGSYQFEVHTNSTRFGESEKGTPLSFQLEQIKLSAPEEVSYELKNGNDAVLTWKQADYAASYKVYQVIDGKKTLKTTVSSTTTTITNLSEGNSAFEVYAYNSRFGESEKGTSVSVPVVYPKLASPAELVSTTLNPSAFTLSWNQADYASSYRVYQLINGEKVLKSNVNGTSITYSNIQPGTYKYEVYSYSARFGESEKGTPLEVTLSGQVLAAPEGITYTITNGNDLTLKWKSVQYANSYKIYKVIDGEETLERTVTGTSVTLTNLSEGDINYVIKAYSNLFGESPVGGEVKDKLVYPQMAQPQNVTKTVTSGNDITLKWNAVTYAKGYHIYQYKDGEKQLVRTVTGTSTVLTNMPEGDYVYVVHSFSDRFGESADGSKLEFTLTWPIMQAPESFTKTISNGNDITLKWNAVSYAKEYRVYQLSGEEKILVKTATGTSASFTNMPEGDYTYVVYSYSDRFGESADGSKLEFNLTWPIMQAQENLTKSIVNGNDIVLKWNASAYAKSYKVYQIIDGEKVFQSTVTGTSVTYKNMAEGDYIYVVQSYSDRFGESIKEERITFNLTWPIVQVPVVSGSIFNANNITLSWKATEWANGYRVYEVTDGKRELLYSGTALSYKVYNLSEETHTFEVTAYSNRFVESLPSESFVQKIVYPEMESPKLSLILLSDTSARISWDFVTYANGYNVYEIIDGKPVLLVENLNSLSYELKDLTYRNHQYYVTSYSNSFGESKPSETAEAKLIIDTQAPITTSDAPSKWVNVNQTVQLEATDDITGIANSYYSLNDGPIQEGNSIFVDQEGINKIVFNSVDKAGNMEEVKTAYVKLDKTAPETEMSEVPEYAQTVDIQLEGSDLWSGIDKTYYSINGSDFKEGVSFTIDEEGTNEISYYSVDVAGNKEEVKKAEVSIDKTAPTTIADANENWANDDVTVKLSAADKLSGVDKTYYSINGSEYKEGTSFTVEHEGIIKITYYSVDAVGNKEEVKTAKVRIDKTAPITTSDINEDWANKDVTITLSAVDELSGAVKTYYSINGSDYAEGRSFTVEQEGTNEITYYSVDAAGNKEDVKTAEVKIDKTAPTTASDRQEGWSTKEVSVTLTAADNLSGTVKTYYSINGAEYVEGTSFTIEKEGINEITYYSVDKAGNKEAVKTAEVKIDKTAPVISFNNESLYELGTKLILNFHSADDESSIVSEVATINGKTYKNGEAVQLNEPGEYKISIKATNGAGLTTIKEETINAYIPVTLEVLPKVIKGNKGTFTVKAILPKKYQSLKFNVSSVRLNGVAPSADSFGMLLQAEKGQFKFDREDFDWKSGDVDLVLTGSLNNKYYVVGKTTAEAKDCNYKGNCLLGSLFNLLWCFR, from the coding sequence ATGAGGGGAAAATTTATATTTATAAAGTCTTTTTTACTATTAACGCTCCTTGTATACCAGCTGGCTTTACCTGTTGGAATGACAAAGGCTGCAGAGATTGGAAGCGCCTTGCCGCCAAGTAACTTGGCTTATCAATCGTTTAGTCCAGATGATGGAAAGCTGACTTGGAGTACCGTTTATGGAGCAACATCATATAAAATTTATCAAATAAAGGATGGCCAGCTTACATTGGTAGGCAGTACATCAGCATTAAGCTACAGTTTAAATGATCTTTCAGAAGGCTCATACAGATATGTCGTTGCGACAGTGACGAGTGATGGGGAATCAGGACCTTCTGCACCTGTGAGTGCTGAAATAACATATCCTGAAATGCAGCCACCGACGGAATTTGTTTCGACAGTTAAAAATGGAAGTGATATCGTTCTTTCATGGAAGTCAGCGACTTATGCCGAAAAGTATAATATTTATATAACAAAATCCGATGAGAAATCGTTGCTGACATCAACGACAGCAAAAACCTTTACGATCGAAAAAGCAGAGGAAGGAGCATATTCTTATTCTGTAACTGCTAATAATAAGCTTTATGGCGAATCTGCTGAAACGAATCCTGTTAACGTCGATTTAGTTCACCCAATATTGAAGAATCCGCAAAATCTAACGTTTACGATTAAAAATGGCACGGATGTCACGATGAATTGGCAGGCATCAGAATATGCGACTAGTTATAAAATCTTTGAAGTTAGCGACGGAGAGTTAGAGCTGAAAAAGACGGTAACAAACACTAGCGTAACCTTCACAAATTTGCCTGCAGGTAACTATAACTATAAGGTTTACGCATCAAGCGACCGCTTTGGAGATTCACTTGAGGGCAGTGAGGCTGATATAGAGGTTGGCTCTATTATTATGACAGCACCTGAAAACGCGGCATATAAAATTCAAAACACGAATGACGCTATATTAAGCTGGAACGCTGTGCCGTATGCAACGAGCTATAAAATCTATGAAATTATAGATGGAGAAAAATTATTAAAGGAAACAGTGAAAGGCACAACAGCGACTTTAACGAAGCTTGCTGGAGGCAATCATGATTATGAAGTAAATTCTTTCAGCGACAGATTTGGAGAATCTGATACAGGTGCTAAGCTGTCAGTGAACATTGAAACAGTATCGGTAAATCCTCCTGATGGATTTACGTATAAAATCCAAAATGGCAATGATATTGTTTTAAACTGGTCTGCTGCAGAGAATGCAACGAATTATAAAGTCTATCAAATCGTTGATGGAGAGAAAATACTAAAAAGCACTGTGACAGGAACAACTGTGACATATACAAATATGACAGCAGGAAGCTATCAATTTGAAGTCCACACAAACAGTACAAGGTTTGGTGAATCAGAAAAAGGAACACCATTATCCTTCCAGCTTGAACAAATAAAATTGTCAGCACCTGAAGAGGTTAGCTACGAATTAAAAAATGGGAATGATGCCGTGTTAACTTGGAAACAGGCAGATTATGCTGCAAGCTATAAAGTTTACCAAGTTATCGATGGGAAGAAGACATTAAAGACAACTGTTTCCAGCACAACAACAACCATAACAAACTTGTCTGAGGGGAACAGTGCATTTGAAGTCTATGCATACAACAGCCGGTTTGGTGAGTCTGAGAAAGGGACTTCCGTTAGTGTTCCTGTTGTCTATCCAAAGCTTGCCTCACCTGCAGAATTAGTATCGACAACATTGAATCCATCGGCTTTCACACTTAGCTGGAACCAAGCAGATTATGCATCCAGCTATCGAGTTTATCAGCTAATAAATGGAGAGAAAGTATTAAAGAGTAATGTAAATGGCACGAGTATCACTTATTCCAACATTCAACCAGGCACATATAAGTATGAGGTATATTCCTATTCTGCTCGTTTCGGTGAATCAGAGAAAGGAACTCCACTTGAGGTGACTCTAAGCGGTCAAGTATTAGCAGCACCTGAAGGTATCACATATACAATTACTAATGGAAATGACCTGACATTAAAATGGAAATCTGTTCAATATGCAAATAGCTATAAGATCTATAAAGTAATAGATGGAGAAGAGACACTAGAACGCACAGTGACAGGAACAAGTGTAACACTAACTAATTTGTCAGAAGGCGATATTAATTATGTAATAAAGGCATATTCCAATTTATTCGGAGAATCACCTGTTGGCGGGGAAGTGAAGGATAAATTAGTATATCCGCAGATGGCACAGCCGCAAAACGTAACAAAAACCGTTACAAGCGGCAATGATATTACATTGAAATGGAATGCTGTCACTTATGCAAAAGGCTATCATATTTATCAATACAAAGATGGGGAAAAACAGCTTGTCCGCACAGTAACAGGAACAAGTACAGTTTTAACTAATATGCCAGAAGGCGATTATGTATATGTTGTCCATTCCTTCAGTGACCGTTTTGGTGAGTCTGCAGATGGAAGTAAGCTTGAGTTTACTCTAACATGGCCAATTATGCAGGCACCGGAGAGCTTCACAAAAACAATCTCGAATGGAAATGATATTACATTAAAATGGAATGCTGTATCTTATGCAAAAGAATACAGAGTTTATCAACTATCAGGGGAAGAAAAAATCCTAGTTAAAACGGCAACAGGGACATCTGCTTCCTTCACAAATATGCCAGAAGGCGATTATACGTATGTTGTGTATTCCTACAGTGATCGGTTCGGTGAGTCTGCAGATGGAAGTAAGTTAGAGTTTAACCTAACATGGCCAATTATGCAGGCACAAGAAAACTTGACGAAGTCTATTGTTAATGGAAATGATATTGTTTTGAAGTGGAATGCATCTGCGTATGCAAAAAGCTATAAGGTATACCAAATAATCGATGGTGAAAAAGTGTTCCAAAGCACAGTCACAGGCACGTCTGTAACATATAAAAATATGGCGGAAGGCGATTACATTTATGTTGTGCAATCGTACAGCGATCGTTTTGGTGAGTCAATAAAGGAAGAAAGAATTACATTCAACTTAACATGGCCAATTGTCCAAGTTCCAGTGGTCAGCGGCAGTATTTTCAATGCTAATAATATTACACTGTCTTGGAAAGCAACTGAATGGGCAAATGGTTACAGAGTCTATGAAGTGACGGATGGAAAAAGAGAGCTATTATACAGCGGGACAGCGCTGAGCTATAAAGTTTATAATCTGTCAGAAGAAACGCACACATTTGAAGTTACAGCATACAGCAACCGTTTTGTGGAGTCCTTGCCTTCTGAATCGTTTGTTCAGAAGATTGTATATCCCGAAATGGAATCACCAAAGCTTTCTTTAATATTGCTCAGTGATACAAGTGCAAGAATTTCATGGGATTTTGTCACATACGCAAATGGCTATAATGTATATGAAATCATTGATGGTAAGCCAGTATTGCTTGTTGAAAACTTAAATAGTCTTTCTTATGAGCTAAAAGATTTAACGTATCGAAATCACCAATACTATGTGACTTCATACAGCAATTCCTTTGGTGAGTCCAAACCATCAGAGACAGCGGAAGCGAAGTTAATCATTGATACTCAGGCACCTATTACAACAAGTGATGCACCGTCCAAGTGGGTGAATGTAAACCAAACAGTACAGCTTGAAGCAACGGATGATATAACTGGTATAGCAAATTCTTATTATTCTTTAAATGATGGACCAATTCAAGAAGGAAACTCCATATTTGTTGATCAAGAAGGAATTAATAAGATTGTTTTTAATTCTGTTGATAAGGCAGGAAATATGGAAGAAGTGAAAACTGCCTATGTCAAACTGGATAAAACGGCACCTGAGACTGAAATGAGTGAAGTGCCAGAATATGCACAAACGGTTGATATCCAACTCGAAGGCTCCGACTTATGGAGTGGGATAGATAAAACCTATTACTCTATTAATGGCTCAGACTTCAAAGAAGGAGTATCCTTCACGATAGATGAAGAAGGAACAAATGAGATCTCTTATTACTCTGTGGATGTAGCTGGTAACAAAGAAGAAGTGAAAAAAGCAGAAGTGAGTATTGATAAAACAGCACCAACAACAATAGCAGATGCTAACGAGAATTGGGCAAATGATGATGTTACTGTTAAGCTTTCTGCCGCAGATAAGTTGAGCGGGGTAGATAAAACCTATTACTCTATCAATGGCTCAGAGTATAAAGAAGGAACATCCTTTACAGTAGAACATGAAGGAATAATTAAAATTACTTATTACTCTGTAGACGCAGTTGGCAACAAAGAGGAAGTGAAAACAGCAAAGGTAAGAATAGATAAAACAGCGCCAATAACAACTTCAGATATTAACGAGGATTGGGCGAATAAGGACGTAACAATCACATTGTCTGCCGTAGATGAGTTGAGCGGAGCAGTAAAAACCTACTACTCTATTAATGGTTCAGACTATGCAGAGGGAAGATCCTTTACAGTAGAACAAGAAGGAACGAACGAAATCACTTATTACTCTGTGGATGCAGCTGGTAACAAAGAAGATGTGAAAACAGCAGAAGTGAAAATAGATAAAACAGCCCCAACAACAGCTTCTGATAGACAAGAGGGCTGGTCAACTAAAGAGGTTTCTGTTACATTAACTGCTGCTGACAATTTGAGTGGAACGGTAAAAACCTACTACTCTATTAACGGAGCAGAATATGTGGAGGGAACATCCTTTACGATAGAAAAAGAAGGAATAAATGAAATCACGTATTATTCTGTAGACAAAGCGGGCAACAAAGAAGCAGTTAAAACAGCAGAAGTGAAAATAGACAAAACGGCTCCAGTCATTTCCTTCAATAATGAGTCTCTTTATGAACTAGGCACAAAGCTTATATTGAATTTTCATTCTGCAGATGATGAATCAAGTATTGTATCAGAAGTGGCTACTATTAATGGTAAAACATACAAAAATGGTGAAGCCGTTCAGCTTAATGAGCCTGGTGAATACAAGATAAGCATTAAAGCGACAAACGGTGCCGGCTTGACTACAATTAAAGAAGAAACAATCAATGCTTATATACCTGTAACACTTGAGGTGTTACCAAAGGTCATTAAAGGTAATAAAGGTACCTTTACAGTTAAAGCAATATTGCCTAAGAAATATCAATCTTTAAAGTTTAACGTTTCCTCTGTCAGACTGAATGGAGTTGCGCCTTCAGCGGACAGCTTTGGCATGTTGCTGCAAGCAGAAAAAGGGCAGTTCAAATTCGACAGAGAAGATTTTGATTGGAAATCAGGAGATGTTGATTTAGTACTTACAGGGTCTTTGAACAACAAGTACTATGTAGTCGGTAAGACAACTGCTGAAGCAAAGGATTGTAACTATAAAGGCAATTGTTTATTAGGCTCTCTATTCAATTTACTTTGGTGCTTTAGATAG